Genomic DNA from Thermotoga petrophila RKU-1:
AACTCTTCATTGGTGAAATTTCTACTTCATGAACAACTGGTTCAGAGTCTTCGAAGAGGAACGTGATCCTTATTTTTGCTGTTTCATCACCCGTATTCATGATACACAGAGATTCATGAGAAACAAGATATCCTCTTTTGCCATTTGGAATGTAACCATCTGGAAAGAACCATTTTCTGGCACCGTTCATTATTCATCACCTCTGGGTAC
This window encodes:
- a CDS encoding sensory rhodopsin transducer, producing MNGARKWFFPDGYIPNGKRGYLVSHESLCIMNTGDETAKIRITFLFEDSEPVVHEVEISPMKSLHLRLDKLGIPKCKPYSIMAESNAPVVMQLSRLDAGKDHYTLMTTIGYWEE